Below is a window of Populus trichocarpa isolate Nisqually-1 chromosome 3, P.trichocarpa_v4.1, whole genome shotgun sequence DNA.
AAAACCCATACACAAGAAagatcaaacccaaaaaaactaaaattaaatttggttgaTGAAAACTCGAAACAACTATTACTTAAACCAAGGcatcaaaactaaaacaataccCCAACTCAATTATTATAAAGAATCACTAACgagaatcataaaaaagaagccataaagataattatattttgataagtCAAAATCGTTTAATGAAAAACCAAAAGTATAAAAATCCTCTCACACACAAGCAACAATATGCGGCAATGTATTATTGGAATCTGAATAATAATTTCTACAAAAGATTATTTATAATGTAAAACTTAACCTAACCTTAATGGACTATTAGGATGAtattaaacccaatttaaataaagcTCATAGTACTTAAAAACAATCCTAAAACATGAGAACTAATGAAAAACCCAAGTTCAAAATATAAAGCCTCAtgtaataaaccaaaaaaaaaaaaaaaattcaaaacaatcagCCTATATCATTTCTTCCATTCTTTCTCTacgcaaaagaaaaaaaatgtcaaaaaaaaaattgttataccCCATAGTCTCAACcaaacataaagaaaacaataaaaatcaaatcacaataaaatcatcttcacctctttttttaaaaataaaagataaaagatttgatcatcaaattaatttacaaattctattagatcaaatttgaaaaattcaaagactaaaaaatatttgttagttGATTCATGATTGAAACTTCCTAAGAAAACTTGATGAAATCTAAACTTGCAAGggataaattgaattgaatttgtacCATATCTCAAAGGATGGgtttcacaaaaaataaaaataaaaacactaaatcaGAACCTAATTTACTATGTCTTTCCTTACAAAAACGTTGTGGAAGAAACtattcattaatttgtttttcattttatatctaaaaaattattttttacaatttcaaccTCACAATTGATGTTGAAATCAATTTAAGTAttaggatttctttttatttgtatgtATCATGTGTGCAAGGTCTTTACGAGTATTCCAGCGataaattaaacatcaattttatgaaacaaattttaattttgttggaaagaattgaaagaacaatgacaaaaacttataaaaacaagcatttcattttttttactattaaaaaggcgtaaaaaattcagtttgttCCCTAAGTTTTTATTCTTGACATATTTGATTCctattcttttatgatttttatttagatcctaaactttatttttgtttgtgttttggtcCCTAGGTGTTAAGGGGATATAGAGAAAGTCATTCTAATCACTACAAAGACTGATCTTGATATCAATAAgttattatgatattttgtaggtattcatggtgaaactaatttcaaaaataattttttttgggtccgggaacctaaaacctaaaattttaatatctaaaagtGATTAGAATTTGAATACTTTAACAAATTTATCATCATGTATATTGAGTTTCTACTTCAATCTTCCATTTTGTCTTATTAGTCAAAGTTTATCTGGATAATACAAACTTTATAACTTTTCTGAATCAtatcattgtttttcaaaacttttaaatttcaataaaatgctcttatttattttctgtcatATACTTTGTTATCTGATCGCGTGtatgtttgtatatatatataatgaattgATCTCTTGACTAATCTTAATTTGTATATGTGTATGTGTATGCCAACGCAAAGATTATACGTATTTAGAGGGTGTTtggaataaaaatatgattggtttttttattttattttatagaatcacataaaaaaatacttttacacAGTGTAATctgtacttaaaaaaaaataaaaaaaaagggaaccaAACCCATATCCCAAACACATAATTATTTTGCAAGTGGCTCTCTTCATCACCCAACTGTCCTCTCAAACCTATAATAGTTTCTGACATCACGGAGGAAAGTGCTCGAGACAGATCAGAGACACATGCACAGGGGCGCCCTTTCACGACGCTGAACGTTCAAAAACTAATTCTATCTCCATCGCAAGGCCTAGCACAAGTTGCACAACGACTCATGGTCCAGACTCCAGACTGGCAGTATTCATAGAGACTGCACTTTTAAACTTTGAAGGATCCTCAACCCTGCAagtattatttaattagtttaatttttttagggtttctaTCACTTTTAATTGCCGATGTtgcttaatatattatttaattagtttaatttcttatacAGTTAGAAGGAGCGACTCTCATTCTTATTGAATTGAAGAATCCTATGGTCATAATTAAAGTGAAAGTTGATAAATATACCTATCCTCCTAGTAAACACGAACTCAAGTATATATTATTCTCAAAGTGttattcaaattcatcatttgttgattttagaatttttttttatggttgaattttattctcaaagtgttattcaaattattttatgtttgaaaaaatattaaattaatatttttttagatattttttaataatttaaatattttaatataaaaataaatttaaatttaaaataaaaatttaattaaaaattaacgtTCTGCCGCATTACTAATCACAAAATCTAAGAGCATCTCCATGGACGattctcaattaatccaatattaaaggatgaaataaaaaaaaattaattaaaataaaaaataaaaaatgacctgAGTCAACCCGGATGAACTCATTAAACCCATGACACcagtcatgagaccgagataatcttgtaaaaagcaaaccaaaaaacataggttaaaaaaaaattcaaatgacaaaaaatggaaaaaaaatattattacaatgaattgtattaattttgataattttataagataagtagaaataatatttttataaaaaaataatattttattttgtactcCATTTAgagcatgtaaaataaatatcgaaaaactaaaataatatttattttattttattttacatttagcATTTCCCTTCACATACTCGAAGAGTGGAAGagtcaagggaaaaaaaatggggCGAGACTTGTGCATCAGACACGTGTCGGTCCTTCATTGATtagattataaataatatctttgaaATCTGCACTTAACCAATCGCTGGCTTTTTCTTGTTATCTTGAAGCATCAGtgtttgtcttttctttttacttgagAAAAGGAGAGCTAAGTTTCATTCTCAGAGCTTAAAATTACGTTCCATAGTGGAAAACCCTTCCTCAGACAAGAAATTTAACATGGCAAACATTAGATTGCTCTCTACAAGCATGGTTCAAGCCACTACCGACAAGGTGACAGATGAGAGGATTGAGTTGACTCAGTGTGATCTCAAGCTTCTTCTAGTAGATGCCATCCAAAAGGGTCTTCTCTTCCTCAAACCCAAATCATTAGAAGATCAAAACTCACTGATCCAACACTTGAAAACCTCACTTTCTCGCACACTAGATTGCTTCAATCCTCTTGCTGGTCGCCTAGCCGCAGTAGAACATGATGATAACACAGTCTCCTTCTTCATTGACTGCAACAATGCAGGAGCCCAGTTTGTTCATGCCGCAGCGGATGGTGTAACCATGGCTGACATCCTCCAGCCAGTTTATGTTCCTCCAATTCTCCACTCTTTCTTTCCATTAAATGGGTTCTTAAACTACGAGGCTGTTTCCAAACCTTTGCTAGCAGTTCAAGTTACTGAGCTTGTAGACGGCATCTTTGTTGGTTGTACCATGAACCATTCTGCTGTTGATGGCACGTCATTTTggaatttcttcaattcttgGTCTGAAATCCATCGTGGGTTGGATCACGTCTCCAAGACTCCTGTCCTTGAACGTTGGTCACTTCTCAACGGTAGTATTAGCCCGCCGATTCGCCTTCCTCTCTCAATCATAAAGAACAACTCTGATTCGATCATTCCATCGCCTTTGCAAGAAAGAGTTTTTCATTTTACCAAGGGAAAAATAGCGATGCTCAAAGCAAAAGCCAATGCTGAAGCTGCCACTACGTCCATCTCCTCTCTTCAGTCACTTTTGGCTCATATTTGGAGAGCTACAACTCGAGCTCGACTAGTTGAACATGATAAAGAGGttgatttaagaatttttatagGTTTGCGGGCACGATTACAACCACCATTACCAGAAAGCTATTGTGGAAATGCAATTGTGTCTGGGATTGTAACTTTGAGAACAAGAGATATACTGGAGCAAGGGCTTGGATTTGTAGCTTTGGAGATTAACAAGGTGGTTTCTTCTTATACAAAAAACAAGGTGACGGACGCTTTAGCGTCCTTGCTGAAGAATCCTAGTCCATTTACAAAGGCCGACGTTGGACGTATTCACAGTTTGGGTATTAGCAGCTCGCCAAGGCACAACGTTTATGGTACTGATTTTGGTTGGGGAAGGCCCGTTGCAGTGCGAAGCGGGCCTGGGAACAAGTTCGATGGGAAGTTAACATTGTTTCCGGGACTGGAAGAGGGGAGCATGGACGTTGAATTCTCCGTTTTGCCTGAGACTTTGAAGGCTTTAGGAAACGATTTGGAGTTCATGGATGCTGTCACCATCTAATCAGATTTTCAAAGTATTTCAAGCTCTAAGCTGGTAGCAGGTTTCCAAGCCTGTTTTTGTCCATTTCATCTTGCCCTGTATTGAATTCTACGTTAATCCCCCCTGCATTTGCTCCGTTTTCTCTCTTCCACCTTCTCTTAACAATAAATTTCCTGTTCACCACTTCATTGTGAATTTGCAAGTCCTGTGAATTATGATGTGTCCATCTCTCAACAGTAAAttcttaaaatgaaaataatcacACTCTTTATATTTAATGACATGCTtattaaattgttgaaatcatGGCTATGATCAACGAATGTCTATAAAATCCGATCACTTTCACAACCGGCAACCGGACATGACCATATCTCAATGTTCATAACTAACTTCAAACACCCGATTTAACTTAAATAAGTGCTTGGATTGCTTCAAAATCATCTGAGAGAGCAATTACTATTCCAAAGCATGTGagtcattttattaaattttgggACAGTTTTGAACGTTGTCCAAcccatctttttaaaatttttgatttttttatgtttaaaattaatttttttttagtgtttttaaattattttgatgcgctaatattaaaaaaaaaaattttaaaaaaataataaaatattattttgatgcatttctgaatgaaaaacattttaaaaaacaacggcAATCACGCTTTCAAACACACCCTAAACAAGTGTTTGTTTTTCCCAGTCCTTTAAATTTAAtgtcattttcatttttgtctATATTGTATCATAAAGATAAGATGCTCATGGATGTCAAATAGAAAACACCCACATTAAGCTTTCATGTGCTCGACGGCTCTCCTATAGCCAGAGGGGCATTCCCCTGAAAAAGGGGAAAAACTAAAGCTACTAGATTCCTATAAGAAGATAAAATTTGGAAGCGtttgtttcttgaaaagtaGTTTCTAAACTTTTCtgtatttatttgtcattagaaaagttgatcaacgaaaaatactttccagtcaaagaaaaatttaactcgGTTTCCAGAaaattgttttcctttaatttttgatgGAAAACtctttctggaagttgtgaaaaattttgaaatatcatattatttgctgattatatcaaatttggtcctcaaacttttgattgctatatatatatttttttcaatttcattccttagaatttaatttttatattaactttggtcttcatttttataattgttatttgttttttccttatcattttttaattgaaattttttctctatcaaatttgatcctcattc
It encodes the following:
- the LOC7475737 gene encoding uncharacterized acetyltransferase At3g50280, translating into MANIRLLSTSMVQATTDKVTDERIELTQCDLKLLLVDAIQKGLLFLKPKSLEDQNSLIQHLKTSLSRTLDCFNPLAGRLAAVEHDDNTVSFFIDCNNAGAQFVHAAADGVTMADILQPVYVPPILHSFFPLNGFLNYEAVSKPLLAVQVTELVDGIFVGCTMNHSAVDGTSFWNFFNSWSEIHRGLDHVSKTPVLERWSLLNGSISPPIRLPLSIIKNNSDSIIPSPLQERVFHFTKGKIAMLKAKANAEAATTSISSLQSLLAHIWRATTRARLVEHDKEVDLRIFIGLRARLQPPLPESYCGNAIVSGIVTLRTRDILEQGLGFVALEINKVVSSYTKNKVTDALASLLKNPSPFTKADVGRIHSLGISSSPRHNVYGTDFGWGRPVAVRSGPGNKFDGKLTLFPGLEEGSMDVEFSVLPETLKALGNDLEFMDAVTI